In Microcoleus sp. FACHB-672, the genomic stretch GCGGCAGCGGGTGGCCATTGCCCTGGCGTTGATGCTAGAACCCAAGATGATTGTGGCGGATGAACCGACGACAAGTTTAGATGTGACGGTGTCGGCTGAAATCTGTCGGGAACTGACGCGGTTGTGCAACGAACGGGATCTGGCGCTGCTGTTGATTTCCCACGATTTGGCAATGGTGGGGGAATATTGTGATCGCATTGCGGTGATGTATGCCGGCAAGGTGGTGGAAACCGGCAAAGTGCAAGACGTTCTCCAAAATCCCCAGCATCCTTATACCCAATCACTACTCAAGGCAGCGCTGCACATTCAGGCAGTGGGTGATCAGGGTGAAGGGGAGAGGGATAGAGGGGGAGATAAGCTTCAAGCTGTGATCCCCACTGCTGAATCCCCTTTACTACGGGTTCACGAATTGCAGCAGCATTACACCTTGGAAGCCAATTTTATTGAGCGGCTATTTTCTGGGCAAAACCAGACAATCCGTGCCGTTGATGGGGTCAGCTTTGAGCTGTATCCGGGGGAGATTCTGGGATTAGTGGGAGAATCGGGTTGCGGCAAAAGTACACTATCTCGCACCATTTTGCAGCTAATTCGGCCCACCGGCGGCAAGGTGGAATTTCTCGGTCAAAATTTAATGGAATTGCCGGCTGAATCGTTGCGGCAGCGCCGGCGGCAAATGCAGATGGTGTTTCAAGATCCCCACGCTTGTCTTAATCCCATGATGACGGTGGGGCAAAGCATTGCTGATCCCCTATTCATTCACCAGCTAGCAAAGCCGGCAGAAGCGAAAGAGCAAGTGATGCAGATGCTGGAACGCGTCGGATTAAGCCCAAAGGAATTTTATCACCGCTATCCCTCTGAGCTGTCTGGAGGGCAGCAGCAACGGGTTGCCATCGCACGGGCGTTGATTACCCGTCCCCAATTGCTGATTTGTGATGAGCCGGTGAGTATGCTGGATGCGAGTGTTCAGACGCAAGTGCTGGAGTTGATGCTGGAGTTGAAGGAGGAATTCGAGCTGACGTATTTGTTTATCACTCACGATCTCTGGGTGGCCAGATTTTTCTGTGATCGAATTGCTGTAATGAATGCCGGTCAGATTGTGGAAATTGGCCCAACACGGAAAATTTTTACCAATCCCCAGCACCCTTACACGCAAACCTTACTTCAAGCGGCACCGTTACTCGCGCGTACTAGCTGAGCTTCTGGAGACTCTTCATTGCCAATCTGTTCGTGTTCTAAAACAAACACATTTGCTTGCAGGTTGGCAATGATTTGTTTGCCCTGTTGTGTCAGAGATAAGTAACGCAGTGCATCTTGAATATAGGGGTAAACACTCCGCCAGAAATACTTGGGATAGTGATGGCGTAAATCTCCAGGGTTGTTATAGCCTAATTCTTTGGTTAAACCAATTTCTTCAAATTCATAATACAGCGCCCCAATCTTTTTAAAGTATCGGGGATCGCAGAGTTGACCGATTAATGCAGAGGCGCGTACCAAGCCGGGAAAGTTAACGCTATCCAGTTCGTCTGCTCCGCTTGGCATCGGGAAACGAGTGAGTTCAATGTTACGTTTAATTTGCTCAACATCGATCAGTTTGTGACCGCCAAAGCGTTCATCAACAAATAGTTTTCCCCGATCCACACGGTAGGGGGTAAGGCTAGCATCAGTGGAACCATCGGGCAGGACGACGGTTTTCCCGTCTTTTCCGGTTGCGTAAGAACCGGCTTGATCCTGCCGGCAAACGCCTTTAACATAGCCAATGTTATGGCACACTAAGGAGATAATAAAATGCAACCAATCCTCACAGGTAACTCCTCCTTCACGGATGTGTTTGCCCCGCAGAATTTCTTGCCCAACTAAGCTAACTAAAATGGTGTGTTCCATGTTGTGATAGAGAGCATCGCTGTTGGCGAGGTTCTCTAACGCCATGTTGCCGGCCCAACCGATGATATCTTCATACTGAGGTTTGTAGCCCCCATAAGTTCGGTGGTAGCCGGCTTTCAGTTTTTCCACGAATGCATCTATCAGCAGTTCAACGGTATTGAGCATATTTTGTTCTCCTTTTATACCAATTTCCTGTAAATGATCAATCTTTAATGTCTGGTTGCTGTCTGGGATTTAACTTATTAATCGAAACATCTCCCATTGATTAAATATTTGTTTTTCCACGGCAGCACTGGATACGCGCTCGCTTTTAAAGTAACTCATGCCGTCAAATTATCTACAGGTGCTGTTAGTGTCATAGCGCTAGCCAAACTGGCGGTAGAGAAGAGCAGAGTCCTTTAAACACTCACCCACTCACACTGAGCCGATTCTGTCTGCATCAGATGACGCTGATGGATGTAACTGAACCGAAAGGGGGGTTTCATCCAGTAGAACTCTCTCCTGGTCACATACAAATCTAGACGTATCACAGAGCGATTGTCTAGGTTGTCGGACTTCCTTTACGCGATTTCCCGGATAAGTCTGTAAAAATACCGAGATCTCTCTTCGTTAGTTTCACGCAACAACCGTCTTTTCACCGCAAGCTAGCACCGAATTTCTTTAATTGCCCCGAATTCATGCAACTTTGGCCAGTTCAAGCCGGCTACTTCGTTAAGGCTGCCGGTTAGCACGACATTGTTGCGATTGGAAATATCGCTATATTTCATTGTAGTAAATCTATCTGCCGGTAGATCAAAATAACTCGATTGTTGTCAGCGATACCATTTGTGATTCTTAAGATATTAGTTGTGGGTTAAAATGCCTCAGTTTCAATTCATAAAACTCTAAACTTTTACTTATTAAAGCAGGAAATCATCAGAAGCATTTAAGCAACAAATCAAAAAAATTTAAAGAATTTTCGTATAGCTGAAACCCTTGACTAATTAAATATCAATTTTTTATCACTAAAACCTGGCGCTA encodes the following:
- a CDS encoding dipeptide ABC transporter ATP-binding protein — encoded protein: MSEALFCVENLRVSYPYGRGAGEASWAVDDVSLTLQPGERLGLVGESGCGKSTLGRAAMRLLPATTRIEGRVRFAGQSVFELTPAQLRRFRGEAVALIFQDPMTRLDPLMTIGDHCVETLLSHQPELSRRQAKDKAIETLAAVKIPASRWTQYPHEFSGGMRQRVAIALALMLEPKMIVADEPTTSLDVTVSAEICRELTRLCNERDLALLLISHDLAMVGEYCDRIAVMYAGKVVETGKVQDVLQNPQHPYTQSLLKAALHIQAVGDQGEGERDRGGDKLQAVIPTAESPLLRVHELQQHYTLEANFIERLFSGQNQTIRAVDGVSFELYPGEILGLVGESGCGKSTLSRTILQLIRPTGGKVEFLGQNLMELPAESLRQRRRQMQMVFQDPHACLNPMMTVGQSIADPLFIHQLAKPAEAKEQVMQMLERVGLSPKEFYHRYPSELSGGQQQRVAIARALITRPQLLICDEPVSMLDASVQTQVLELMLELKEEFELTYLFITHDLWVARFFCDRIAVMNAGQIVEIGPTRKIFTNPQHPYTQTLLQAAPLLARTS
- a CDS encoding Npun_R2479 family HD domain-containing metalloprotein, which encodes MLNTVELLIDAFVEKLKAGYHRTYGGYKPQYEDIIGWAGNMALENLANSDALYHNMEHTILVSLVGQEILRGKHIREGGVTCEDWLHFIISLVCHNIGYVKGVCRQDQAGSYATGKDGKTVVLPDGSTDASLTPYRVDRGKLFVDERFGGHKLIDVEQIKRNIELTRFPMPSGADELDSVNFPGLVRASALIGQLCDPRYFKKIGALYYEFEEIGLTKELGYNNPGDLRHHYPKYFWRSVYPYIQDALRYLSLTQQGKQIIANLQANVFVLEHEQIGNEESPEAQLVRASNGAA